One segment of Triticum aestivum cultivar Chinese Spring chromosome 2A, IWGSC CS RefSeq v2.1, whole genome shotgun sequence DNA contains the following:
- the LOC123190210 gene encoding uncharacterized protein isoform X1 — protein sequence MAYYLDYHAFVEQHYKQHGKYSRLDNYPMQGFRYNDESNNYAPQQCDSPPTHIPQHQEMLPMELNGPRFGQPTPSTQVPTQDDFDDIDKLTLLSLEFIWSVEDDPMRPVILEEMKEIKSGKELVEEVRKIEKNINAGSTISSLLEPSVAEIPLDTCEVPIPSHPAEQDSKHPEEERPQIEEEILEDKEQDDPELEQQSDQVEDSSSITLEEAKEVDVIEDEEPEMHLPIVLQERDLAGLSNPLDDMLPYEIFVVTLHCIIPSIKLDLKNYLLGHDHTYTFGGIALIPDDDTYFPYASPMLNETYYSHTSLELNDKFHPHVSVDLADFYHPKTCAL from the exons ATGGCTTACTATTTAGATTATCATGCTTTTGTCGAGCAACACTACAAACAACACGGAAAGTATTCAAGACTTGATAA TTATCCAATGCAGGGATTTAGGTACAATGACGAGAGCAACAACTATGCACCACAACAATGCGATTCACCTCCTACTCATATACCTCAACACCAGGAGATGTTGCCAATGGAGTTAAATGGTCCTCGATTTGGTCAACCAACACCTTCAACACAAGTGCCCACACAAGATGATTTTGATGATATAGACAAGCTCACATTGCTTAGTCTCGAGTTCATTTGGAGTGTTGAAGATGATCCAATGAGGCCGGTGATACTAGAGGAAATGAAGGAGATCAAGAGTGGAAAAGAGCTAGTGGAAGAAGTAAGGAAGATTGAGAAGAACATCAACGCTGGTAGTACTATCTCCTCCCTCCTTGAGCCGAGTGTTGCCGAGATTCCCCTTGATACATGTGAGGTTCCAATACCGTCACATCCAGCTGAGCAAGATAGTAAGCATCCAGAGGAAGAAAGACCTCAGATTGAAGAAGAAATACTTGAAGACAAGGAACAAGATGATCCAGAGCTCGAACAACAAAGTGATCAAGTTGAAGACTCATCATCTATTACTCTTGAAGAAGCAAAAGAAGTTGATGTGATTGAAGATGAAGAACCAGAAATGCATTTGCCCATCGTCCTACAGGAGCGTGATTTAGCAGGTTTATCCAATCCTCTTGATGACATGCTTCCTTATGAGATCTTTGTTGTTACTTTGCATTGCATTATACCATCAATTAAGCTAGATTTGAAAAATTATTTGCTTGGACATGATCATACATACACTTTTGGTGGCATTGCTCTCATTCCCGATGATGACACTTATTTTCCTTATGCTAGTCCTATGCTTAATGAAACATATTATTCCCATACTAGTCTTGAGCTTAATGATAAATTTCATCCTCATGTTAGTGTCGACCTTGCTGATTTCTACCATCCTAAAACATGTGCTTTATAG
- the LOC123190210 gene encoding uncharacterized protein isoform X2, translating into MAYYLDYHAFVEQHYKQHGKYSRLDNYPMQGFRYNDESNNYAPQQCDSPPTHIPQHQEMLPMELNGPRFGQPTPSTQVPTQDDFDDIDKLTLLSLEFIWSVEDDPMRPVILEEMKEIKSGKELVEEVRKIEKNINAGSTISSLLEPSVAEIPLDTCEVPIPSHPAEQDSKHPEEERPQIEEEILEDKEQDDPELEQQSDQVEDSSSITLEEAKEVDVIEDEEPEMHLPIVLQERDLAGSR; encoded by the exons ATGGCTTACTATTTAGATTATCATGCTTTTGTCGAGCAACACTACAAACAACACGGAAAGTATTCAAGACTTGATAA TTATCCAATGCAGGGATTTAGGTACAATGACGAGAGCAACAACTATGCACCACAACAATGCGATTCACCTCCTACTCATATACCTCAACACCAGGAGATGTTGCCAATGGAGTTAAATGGTCCTCGATTTGGTCAACCAACACCTTCAACACAAGTGCCCACACAAGATGATTTTGATGATATAGACAAGCTCACATTGCTTAGTCTCGAGTTCATTTGGAGTGTTGAAGATGATCCAATGAGGCCGGTGATACTAGAGGAAATGAAGGAGATCAAGAGTGGAAAAGAGCTAGTGGAAGAAGTAAGGAAGATTGAGAAGAACATCAACGCTGGTAGTACTATCTCCTCCCTCCTTGAGCCGAGTGTTGCCGAGATTCCCCTTGATACATGTGAGGTTCCAATACCGTCACATCCAGCTGAGCAAGATAGTAAGCATCCAGAGGAAGAAAGACCTCAGATTGAAGAAGAAATACTTGAAGACAAGGAACAAGATGATCCAGAGCTCGAACAACAAAGTGATCAAGTTGAAGACTCATCATCTATTACTCTTGAAGAAGCAAAAGAAGTTGATGTGATTGAAGATGAAGAACCAGAAATGCATTTGCCCATCGTCCTACAGGAGCGTGATTTAGCAG GTTCAAGGTGA